Proteins encoded within one genomic window of Egicoccus sp. AB-alg2:
- a CDS encoding TetR/AcrR family transcriptional regulator produces MQRTRRSVNERREELVDATLAILATEGLSAATTRRITDEADMALGAFHYAFRSKDELLRAVIERMANQIDDAIRAAVAADGENLASALEAIVQAYWDYVEGTPHVQLAQFELTIHALRDPDLEPLAAWHYQRLAGTVSSVIATVPGAPDELEREQLARYLIATMDGLILHHCVQADLTSARDRLQRYLAALHAAPWAQHVNGQARPGTPA; encoded by the coding sequence GTGCAACGCACCCGACGGAGCGTCAACGAGCGTCGTGAGGAGCTCGTGGACGCCACGTTGGCGATCCTTGCGACCGAAGGCCTGTCGGCGGCCACCACCCGCCGCATCACCGACGAAGCCGACATGGCACTCGGTGCCTTTCATTACGCGTTTCGCTCCAAGGACGAGTTGCTGCGTGCCGTCATCGAGCGGATGGCGAACCAGATCGACGACGCCATACGCGCCGCCGTGGCCGCCGATGGGGAGAACCTCGCCAGCGCCCTCGAAGCGATCGTGCAGGCGTACTGGGACTACGTCGAAGGCACGCCGCACGTCCAGCTCGCGCAGTTCGAACTCACCATCCACGCCTTGCGCGACCCGGACCTCGAGCCCCTCGCCGCGTGGCACTACCAGCGGTTGGCCGGCACCGTGTCCTCGGTCATCGCGACCGTTCCCGGGGCACCGGACGAGCTCGAGCGCGAGCAACTGGCTCGCTACCTCATCGCCACGATGGACGGGCTGATCCTGCACCACTGCGTGCAGGCCGACCTCACGTCCGCACGTGACCGGTTGCAGCGCTACCTCGCGGCTCTCCACGCGGCACCGTGGGCGCAGCACGTCAACGGCCAGGCGCGACCCGGCACCCCGGCCTAG
- a CDS encoding acyl-CoA dehydrogenase family protein, producing MERRIFGEEHEAFRATVARFVDEEIAPHHADWEQQGHVPRELWRRAGAQGLLCTDVPEEYGGGGVPDFRYNVVITEELSRVGASGVGFPLHNDVVVPYLLAHATDEQKKRWLPAMASGDTVTAIAMTEPATGSDLGAVATTALRQPDGSYLLNGAKTFITNGILADLVIVVAKTDPSAAHGGISLLLVEEGMPGFTRGRKLDKIGMHAQDTAELFFEDVRVPADHLLGEEGHGFVHLMQALPQERLSIAVAAIAGAAAALEQTITYCKERQAFGRAIGSFQNSRFVLAELRTEVTIGQQFVDRCIELHTEGRLGVDEAAMAKYWTTELLGRVVDQCVQLHGGYGYMREYPIARAFVDARVQRIYGGTNEIMKEIIGRSMGL from the coding sequence GTGGAGCGACGCATCTTCGGCGAGGAGCACGAGGCCTTCCGGGCCACGGTCGCGCGTTTCGTCGACGAGGAGATCGCGCCCCACCACGCTGACTGGGAGCAGCAGGGGCACGTGCCACGCGAACTGTGGCGGCGTGCCGGCGCGCAGGGGCTGCTGTGCACCGACGTCCCCGAGGAGTACGGCGGAGGTGGTGTCCCGGACTTCCGCTACAACGTCGTGATCACCGAGGAGCTGAGTCGCGTCGGCGCCAGCGGGGTGGGCTTCCCACTGCACAACGACGTGGTCGTGCCCTACCTGCTCGCGCACGCCACCGACGAGCAGAAGAAGCGGTGGCTGCCGGCGATGGCCAGCGGCGACACGGTCACGGCGATCGCGATGACCGAACCCGCCACCGGCTCGGACCTGGGCGCGGTCGCCACCACCGCGCTGCGTCAGCCCGACGGCAGCTACCTGCTGAACGGGGCCAAGACCTTCATCACCAACGGCATCCTCGCCGACCTCGTGATCGTGGTGGCCAAGACCGACCCGTCCGCGGCGCACGGCGGGATCAGCCTGCTCCTGGTCGAGGAGGGCATGCCCGGCTTCACGCGGGGCCGCAAGCTCGACAAGATCGGCATGCACGCGCAGGACACGGCCGAGTTGTTCTTCGAGGACGTGCGCGTGCCCGCCGACCACCTCCTCGGCGAGGAGGGCCACGGGTTCGTCCACCTCATGCAGGCGCTTCCGCAGGAGCGGCTGTCCATCGCCGTCGCGGCCATCGCCGGGGCAGCGGCAGCGCTCGAGCAGACGATCACCTACTGCAAGGAGCGGCAGGCGTTCGGCCGCGCGATCGGCTCGTTCCAGAACTCGCGCTTCGTCCTCGCCGAACTGCGCACCGAGGTCACGATCGGCCAGCAGTTCGTCGATCGTTGCATCGAACTGCACACCGAGGGACGGCTCGGGGTCGACGAGGCCGCGATGGCCAAGTACTGGACGACGGAGCTGCTCGGACGGGTGGTCGACCAGTGCGTGCAGCTGCACGGCGGCTACGGCTACATGCGCGAGTACCCGATCGCGCGGGCCTTCGTGGACGCCCGCGTGCAGCGCATCTACGGCGGCACGAACGAGATCATGAAGGAGATCATCGGCCGCTCGATGGGCCTCTGA
- a CDS encoding M14 family zinc carboxypeptidase, translating to MFRRRLAAALAAAALPLSALPTVAVAQEAAPGASENAPFGRLPEDRGPAIDVPGRRVVESTPRETLPGQPRNDVIEDVPVDPGDASIPLNLIPYHEIPPALRALQESDRISVEIIGQSVQGRDLHLVVATSPMSNAEWAEWQELSDLRTADPDAAMALLEAGGYDDWKSPLFINNNIHGNEWEGTDAALEVLEDLAFSDDAETVKLLDEHVIAFVVTNNPDGRVNATRANANGFDMNRDYITQSQPEVRIVRDQIIRYDPLTFLDQHGYVGCTLIEPTTGPHGDNYEYDLYIRHALRNALSMEQAVVALGQTYPNATCSDGQGGQRTRIPYRNNTTGWDDWPPIFTPMYAMYHGSVGHTIEFPLNPRSSALTEADRHERTRINTAISRATMEGNFAYANENRIELLRDQIEIYRRGVHGEPLRPIDDPLALELAAGDNAQTVEIDLPRAYVIPVGDVQRSDSAAARVVQFLLDNDVEVQRAEKAFTLNGTRYPAGSYVVDGHQAKRGMANVILDTGRDVTDAYPTMYDIAAWSIGELWGARVDRIADGSLDNVRSAPIHAPVRTGSVAPGNRSHYAFTVDSKFGVQAVNDLLTAGVELSRTPDGTFVVPGSALAQIRELATTRGIVFEAITPARVRTAEPFDTFRIGISAPNDEAYALRELGYDVTVVNHTGFNNGSYAFDDFDAFYVSSTAFNPLNLNATQQQAFADWLAAGNAVALRGANGKTFSDRAQLLVTELGPVRSDANGIVAVVNDPDSRITGDAGPRSFVNSPRWFTSYPETANVDQHLAEGDFFLAGHWIGNAAAAGQPVVISDTARGAHVTMFTTEPLYRNHSEGLFIQVAEALWATAD from the coding sequence GTGTTCAGACGCCGATTGGCGGCCGCACTGGCCGCCGCAGCCCTGCCCTTGTCCGCACTACCGACGGTGGCGGTCGCCCAGGAGGCCGCGCCGGGAGCCTCGGAGAACGCGCCGTTCGGGCGCCTGCCCGAGGACCGTGGCCCGGCCATCGATGTCCCGGGGCGCCGCGTGGTGGAGTCGACGCCGCGCGAGACCCTGCCAGGGCAGCCGCGCAACGACGTGATCGAGGACGTGCCGGTCGACCCCGGCGACGCCTCGATCCCGCTCAACCTGATCCCGTACCACGAGATCCCGCCGGCGCTGCGCGCTCTGCAGGAGAGCGACCGGATCAGCGTGGAGATCATCGGGCAGTCGGTGCAGGGCCGCGACCTGCACCTCGTGGTCGCCACCAGCCCGATGAGCAACGCCGAGTGGGCGGAGTGGCAGGAGCTGTCGGACCTGCGCACGGCCGACCCCGACGCGGCCATGGCCCTGCTCGAGGCCGGCGGGTACGACGACTGGAAGTCGCCGCTGTTCATCAACAACAACATCCACGGCAACGAGTGGGAGGGCACCGACGCGGCGCTGGAGGTGCTTGAGGACCTGGCGTTCTCCGACGACGCGGAGACCGTCAAGTTGCTCGACGAGCACGTGATCGCCTTCGTGGTCACCAACAACCCGGACGGGCGCGTGAACGCGACGCGGGCGAACGCCAACGGCTTCGACATGAACCGCGACTACATCACGCAGTCGCAGCCCGAGGTCCGCATCGTCCGTGACCAGATCATCCGCTACGACCCGCTGACGTTCCTCGACCAGCACGGCTACGTGGGCTGCACGCTGATCGAGCCGACCACCGGGCCGCACGGCGACAACTACGAGTACGACCTCTACATCCGTCACGCGCTGCGCAACGCGCTGTCGATGGAGCAGGCCGTCGTCGCGCTGGGCCAGACCTATCCGAACGCGACGTGTTCCGACGGGCAGGGCGGCCAGCGCACCCGCATCCCCTACCGCAACAACACCACCGGCTGGGACGACTGGCCGCCGATCTTCACCCCGATGTACGCGATGTACCACGGCTCGGTCGGGCACACCATCGAGTTCCCGTTGAACCCGCGCAGCAGCGCCCTGACGGAAGCCGACCGGCACGAGCGGACCCGGATCAACACCGCCATCTCGCGCGCCACGATGGAGGGCAACTTCGCCTACGCCAACGAGAACCGGATCGAGCTGCTCAGGGACCAGATCGAGATCTACCGCCGCGGCGTCCACGGTGAGCCGCTGCGCCCGATCGACGACCCGCTCGCCCTCGAGTTGGCGGCCGGCGACAACGCCCAGACGGTGGAGATCGACCTGCCCCGTGCCTACGTGATCCCGGTCGGCGACGTCCAGCGCAGCGACTCGGCGGCGGCACGCGTCGTGCAGTTCCTGCTCGACAACGACGTCGAGGTGCAGCGGGCCGAGAAGGCGTTCACGCTGAACGGCACGCGCTACCCGGCGGGCTCGTACGTGGTCGACGGGCACCAGGCCAAGCGCGGCATGGCCAACGTCATCCTCGACACCGGCCGTGACGTCACCGACGCCTACCCGACGATGTACGACATCGCGGCGTGGAGCATCGGTGAGCTGTGGGGTGCCCGCGTGGACCGCATCGCGGACGGCAGCCTCGACAACGTGCGTTCGGCCCCGATCCACGCGCCGGTCCGGACCGGGTCGGTCGCACCGGGCAACCGCTCGCACTACGCCTTCACCGTGGACTCGAAGTTCGGCGTGCAGGCCGTCAACGACCTGCTGACCGCGGGCGTCGAGCTGTCGCGGACGCCGGACGGCACGTTCGTCGTGCCCGGCTCGGCGCTCGCACAGATCCGTGAACTGGCCACGACCCGTGGGATCGTCTTCGAGGCGATCACCCCCGCACGGGTGCGGACGGCGGAGCCGTTCGACACCTTCCGGATCGGCATCAGTGCGCCGAACGACGAGGCGTACGCGCTGCGCGAACTCGGCTACGACGTCACGGTCGTCAACCACACGGGCTTCAACAACGGCTCGTACGCGTTCGACGACTTCGATGCCTTCTACGTCAGCAGCACGGCGTTCAACCCGCTGAACCTGAACGCCACCCAGCAGCAGGCCTTCGCGGACTGGCTGGCGGCGGGCAACGCGGTCGCGCTGCGTGGCGCGAACGGCAAGACCTTCAGCGACCGTGCCCAGCTCTTGGTCACGGAGCTGGGTCCGGTCCGCAGCGACGCCAACGGCATCGTGGCGGTGGTCAACGATCCCGACTCCCGGATCACCGGTGACGCCGGGCCACGCTCGTTCGTGAACTCGCCGCGCTGGTTCACGAGCTACCCGGAGACCGCGAACGTCGACCAGCACCTGGCCGAGGGGGACTTCTTCCTCGCCGGCCACTGGATCGGCAACGCGGCCGCGGCGGGACAGCCGGTGGTGATCAGTGACACGGCGCGCGGCGCCCACGTCACGATGTTCACCACCGAGCCGCTGTACCGCAACCACTCGGAGGGCCTGTTCATCCAGGTCGCCGAGGCGTTGTGGGCCACGGCCGACTGA
- a CDS encoding YqgE/AlgH family protein, whose protein sequence is MHDWQTGRLLVATPALEDPNFARSVVLVLDHDDDGALGVVLNRASDLAVDDTLTGWSDLVASPPVVFGGGPVEPTAVVALGRAHAAVPADEGFSTRLDRVRLVDLADDPVLAATDLERVRVFAGYAGWGPGQLESEIDAGAWFTVDAEPTDVFTHQPDRLWQAVLRRQRDELALFSTFPADPSLN, encoded by the coding sequence ATGCACGACTGGCAGACCGGACGGCTCCTCGTCGCGACACCCGCACTCGAGGATCCCAACTTCGCCCGCTCCGTGGTGCTCGTCCTGGACCACGACGACGACGGGGCCCTGGGGGTCGTGCTCAACCGCGCGTCGGACCTGGCGGTGGACGACACGCTGACGGGCTGGAGCGACCTGGTCGCGTCACCTCCCGTCGTCTTCGGCGGCGGGCCGGTCGAGCCTACGGCCGTGGTGGCGCTCGGCCGCGCCCACGCGGCCGTGCCGGCCGACGAGGGCTTCTCGACCCGACTCGACCGGGTGCGCCTCGTCGACCTCGCCGACGACCCGGTGCTGGCGGCGACCGACCTGGAACGGGTGCGGGTGTTCGCCGGCTACGCCGGCTGGGGTCCCGGGCAGCTGGAGAGCGAGATCGACGCGGGGGCGTGGTTCACCGTCGACGCCGAGCCGACCGACGTCTTCACGCACCAGCCCGACCGACTCTGGCAGGCGGTCCTGCGCCGCCAGCGCGACGAGCTGGCGTTGTTCTCGACCTTCCCCGCCGACCCCTCCCTGAACTGA
- the rocD gene encoding ornithine--oxo-acid transaminase, with amino-acid sequence MTTTTTDLHALEAHAAHNYHPLPVVIAEAEGAWVTDVHGRRYLDALAGYSALNFGHRHPTLIGAAEAQLRRVTLTSRAFHHDQFGPFCSDLARLTGMDAVLPMNTGAEAVETAIKLARRWGYRVKGVPRDQATILVARENFHGRTTTIVGFSTDPDARDDFGPYAPGFRQVPYGDAAAIEAAIDDTTVAVLLEPVQGEAGIRIPPAGYLREVRRITHERGVLFLADEIQSGLGRTGTTFACELEDVVPDVFLLGKALGGGVVPVSAITARRELMDVFTPGSHGSTFGGNPLACAVGRAVIGLLETGEFQARGRELGARLAAGLHALPSDKVAEVRTIGLWAGIELVPGRPARDVCERMLANGVLAKDTHETTVRLAPPLVVTESEVDRLVEVLADAIG; translated from the coding sequence GTGACCACGACCACCACCGACCTGCACGCGCTCGAGGCCCACGCGGCGCACAACTACCACCCGCTGCCCGTGGTCATCGCCGAGGCCGAGGGCGCGTGGGTCACCGACGTGCACGGCCGGCGCTACCTCGACGCGCTCGCCGGCTACTCGGCGCTCAACTTCGGGCACCGGCACCCCACGCTGATCGGTGCGGCCGAGGCGCAGCTGCGCCGGGTGACGCTCACCAGCCGCGCCTTCCACCACGACCAGTTCGGGCCGTTCTGCAGCGACCTGGCCCGCCTCACCGGCATGGACGCCGTCCTGCCGATGAACACCGGCGCCGAGGCGGTGGAGACCGCCATCAAGCTGGCCCGTCGTTGGGGCTATCGCGTCAAGGGCGTCCCGCGTGACCAGGCGACCATCCTGGTCGCGCGCGAGAACTTCCACGGCCGCACCACCACGATCGTGGGCTTCTCCACCGACCCCGACGCCCGCGACGACTTCGGCCCCTATGCGCCCGGGTTCCGCCAGGTGCCCTACGGCGACGCGGCCGCGATCGAGGCGGCCATCGACGACACCACCGTGGCCGTGCTCCTCGAGCCGGTCCAGGGCGAGGCGGGCATCCGCATCCCGCCGGCCGGTTACCTGCGCGAGGTGCGCCGCATCACCCACGAGCGCGGCGTGCTGTTCCTCGCCGACGAGATCCAGTCGGGACTGGGGCGCACGGGGACGACGTTCGCCTGCGAGCTCGAGGACGTCGTGCCGGACGTCTTCCTGCTCGGCAAGGCCCTGGGCGGCGGCGTGGTGCCGGTGTCCGCCATCACCGCCCGCCGCGAGCTGATGGACGTGTTCACCCCCGGCTCGCACGGCAGCACCTTCGGGGGCAACCCGCTGGCCTGCGCCGTCGGCCGCGCCGTCATCGGCCTGCTGGAGACCGGCGAGTTCCAGGCCCGCGGCCGCGAGCTGGGCGCCCGCCTGGCGGCCGGGCTGCACGCGCTGCCGTCCGACAAGGTCGCCGAGGTGCGAACGATCGGTCTGTGGGCCGGCATCGAGCTGGTGCCGGGCAGGCCGGCGCGGGACGTCTGCGAGCGGATGCTGGCGAACGGCGTGCTCGCCAAGGACACCCACGAGACCACCGTCCGCCTGGCGCCGCCGCTGGTCGTGACCGAGTCCGAGGTCGACCGGCTCGTCGAGGTGCTGGCCGACGCGATCGGCTGA
- the ddaH gene encoding dimethylargininase: MSVPAVPDGRRPDVSVADGRQPPLMQPAPEQTDRQATRRRFLMTPPTHFEVAYAINAWMDPSAPVDRQRAIRQWEDLVAVYESLGHDVVRATPAPGLPDMVFAANGGVVVGGIAVGARFATPQRAPEAALYREALSDAGIEVVHEPSYVNEGEGDYVVVGDTILAGTGFRTDIRAHAELARLTGREVVSLRLVDPRFYHLDVAVFALDDDNVAYYPGAFDDVGRAELARRYPDAIVASEQDALVLGLNAVSDGRHVVVAHEADHLVHRLAERGYVPIPIDLSELRKSGGGVKCCTLELRPAPETPDQSLGHEAFDLHPAPGAYDLHPAPGVTQEELS; this comes from the coding sequence GTGAGCGTTCCCGCCGTCCCCGACGGCCGGCGACCCGACGTGTCCGTCGCCGATGGCCGGCAGCCCCCGCTGATGCAGCCGGCGCCCGAGCAGACCGACCGCCAGGCCACGCGCCGTCGCTTCCTGATGACGCCGCCCACCCACTTCGAGGTGGCCTACGCGATCAATGCGTGGATGGACCCGTCGGCGCCGGTCGACCGCCAGCGCGCGATTCGCCAGTGGGAGGACCTCGTCGCCGTCTACGAGAGCCTCGGCCACGACGTCGTGCGTGCCACCCCCGCACCCGGGCTGCCCGACATGGTGTTCGCCGCCAACGGCGGGGTGGTCGTGGGCGGCATCGCGGTCGGCGCCAGGTTCGCCACACCGCAGCGGGCGCCGGAGGCCGCGCTCTACCGCGAGGCGCTCTCCGACGCCGGCATCGAGGTGGTGCACGAACCGTCGTACGTCAACGAGGGCGAAGGCGACTACGTCGTCGTCGGCGACACGATCCTGGCCGGGACCGGGTTCCGCACCGACATCCGTGCCCACGCCGAGTTGGCGCGCCTCACCGGGCGCGAGGTCGTGTCCCTGCGGCTGGTGGATCCGCGCTTCTACCATCTCGACGTCGCCGTGTTCGCCCTGGACGACGACAACGTCGCCTACTACCCGGGGGCGTTCGACGACGTCGGGCGGGCCGAGCTGGCGCGCCGCTACCCGGACGCGATCGTGGCCAGCGAGCAGGACGCGCTGGTGCTGGGATTGAACGCCGTCAGCGACGGCCGGCACGTCGTCGTCGCGCACGAGGCCGACCACCTCGTCCACCGGTTGGCCGAGCGCGGCTACGTCCCGATCCCGATCGACCTGTCGGAGCTTCGGAAGTCCGGCGGCGGCGTGAAGTGCTGCACACTGGAACTGCGGCCCGCGCCCGAGACCCCCGATCAGAGCCTCGGGCACGAGGCCTTCGACCTGCACCCCGCGCCCGGGGCATACGACCTGCACCCCGCGCCCGGAGTGACCCAAGAGGAGCTGTCGTGA
- a CDS encoding Lrp/AsnC family transcriptional regulator, with the protein MRLDGLDERIVAWLSSDARASYREIGDAIGLSAPAVKRRVDRLVDEGVIERFSAVIDPRALGWTTEAFIELFCEGRTPPTLIGTALSRHPEVVGAYTITGDPDALVHVRARDTAHLEETLEQIRSEPFVARTRSVLVLSRLLERQVRPTERGGT; encoded by the coding sequence TTGCGTCTTGATGGGCTGGACGAGCGGATCGTTGCGTGGCTGTCCAGCGACGCACGGGCGAGCTACCGGGAGATCGGCGACGCGATCGGGCTCTCCGCGCCGGCGGTGAAACGCCGGGTCGACCGTCTGGTCGACGAGGGCGTGATCGAACGCTTCTCCGCGGTCATCGACCCGCGCGCGCTGGGATGGACGACCGAGGCCTTCATCGAGCTGTTCTGTGAGGGCCGGACCCCACCCACGCTGATCGGTACGGCCCTGTCCCGCCACCCCGAGGTGGTGGGCGCCTACACCATCACCGGGGACCCGGACGCGCTCGTCCACGTCCGCGCGCGGGACACCGCGCACCTCGAGGAGACCCTCGAACAGATCCGCAGCGAGCCGTTCGTGGCGCGGACGCGGTCCGTGCTGGTCCTCTCGCGCCTGCTCGAACGCCAGGTCCGGCCGACGGAGCGAGGTGGCACCTGA
- a CDS encoding MFS transporter, translating into MTAPATASVGQRAGFGQLWLGAGASNLADGILFAGLPVLALQVTDSPALVAGVAVALQLPMALTALPAGVLADRVDRRHLLVAFNVLRVVGLLAATVAVVLGELHLALVYAVAALAGGSEIVVDTTAQTAVPMLVPREDLGRANARLGGTQVVMNDAVGAPVGSFLAGAGAALVLGGPALLFALAAALVARLRLRAAATPEPHARGQLRRDLRDGVGYLGRHVVLRRLAIVAGIVNFGNMAFFAVFPVFVVGPLGLPAQAYGWFLAAVALGGVLGSLVADRLLRRVGLSRLLRRTSVFVAGVVATIALVADPAVTAVGVMLLGATGMTWNVGVRVLRQQLVPASLLGRVTATSAFVALIAAPLGGLTGGLVAEAYGVRWPALLATTCVLLGRLLLRPVDAAAIEQATAAADGADETVAAVSAPREDRPARD; encoded by the coding sequence ATGACGGCGCCGGCGACCGCCAGCGTCGGTCAACGCGCCGGCTTCGGGCAGCTGTGGCTGGGAGCCGGCGCGTCCAACCTCGCGGACGGGATCCTGTTCGCCGGCCTGCCGGTGCTGGCGCTGCAGGTGACCGACTCGCCCGCGCTGGTCGCCGGTGTTGCCGTCGCCCTGCAACTGCCGATGGCGCTCACCGCCCTGCCGGCCGGCGTCCTGGCCGACCGTGTGGACCGCCGCCACCTGCTCGTCGCCTTCAACGTCCTGCGCGTCGTTGGCCTGCTGGCGGCCACCGTCGCCGTCGTCCTGGGCGAGTTGCACCTCGCCCTCGTCTACGCCGTCGCCGCGCTGGCGGGCGGCAGCGAGATCGTCGTCGACACGACGGCACAGACCGCGGTGCCCATGCTGGTCCCACGCGAGGACCTGGGCCGGGCCAATGCCCGCCTCGGCGGCACCCAGGTGGTCATGAACGACGCCGTCGGTGCTCCGGTCGGCAGCTTCCTCGCCGGCGCCGGCGCGGCGCTCGTCCTGGGCGGGCCGGCGCTGCTGTTCGCCCTCGCCGCGGCGCTCGTGGCGCGTCTGCGCCTCCGCGCGGCCGCCACGCCGGAGCCGCACGCCCGCGGCCAGCTGCGCCGGGACCTGCGCGACGGGGTCGGCTACCTCGGCCGTCATGTCGTGCTGCGTCGCCTCGCGATCGTGGCCGGGATCGTCAACTTCGGGAACATGGCGTTCTTCGCGGTGTTCCCGGTCTTCGTGGTCGGACCGCTCGGACTGCCCGCCCAGGCCTACGGCTGGTTCCTGGCGGCGGTCGCGTTGGGCGGCGTGCTCGGCTCCCTGGTCGCCGACCGGCTGCTTCGCCGTGTCGGGTTGTCGCGCCTGCTGCGGCGGACCTCGGTGTTCGTCGCCGGCGTCGTCGCCACGATCGCGCTGGTCGCCGACCCCGCCGTCACGGCCGTGGGCGTCATGCTGCTGGGCGCGACCGGGATGACCTGGAACGTCGGCGTGCGTGTCCTGCGCCAACAGCTGGTCCCCGCTTCGCTGCTCGGGCGGGTGACCGCCACCAGCGCTTTCGTGGCCCTGATCGCCGCACCCCTCGGCGGCCTGACCGGCGGACTGGTGGCGGAGGCGTACGGCGTGCGCTGGCCCGCGCTGCTGGCCACCACCTGCGTCCTGCTCGGCCGGCTCCTGCTGCGGCCGGTCGACGCCGCGGCCATCGAACAGGCGACGGCCGCCGCCGACGGGGCGGACGAGACCGTCGCGGCCGTCAGCGCGCCGCGCGAGGACCGTCCGGCGCGCGACTGA
- a CDS encoding winged helix-turn-helix domain-containing protein, producing MTDQKTIGEERPVWPPADDRVLDAAALKALAHPVRFQLVELLGEHGPSTASALGRMIGENSGSTSYHLRQLAAQGLIEEATELGSKRDRYWRLVRGGWTLEGFELLEREDTRDDALMVLDEVLRARFNSLRRWHRDGKRWGDDWVESTIEMTGRFRLTRDELRDMRDELVAVIDRYRDLQADRRERPGAEPSDVVPVRVQVDAYPTGDPPDDADGGAAAEAASDDAP from the coding sequence GTGACGGACCAGAAGACGATCGGCGAGGAGCGGCCGGTGTGGCCGCCGGCCGACGACCGGGTGCTGGACGCGGCGGCGCTGAAGGCGCTCGCACATCCGGTGCGATTCCAGTTGGTGGAGCTCCTCGGCGAGCACGGCCCGTCGACCGCCAGTGCGCTCGGCCGGATGATCGGCGAGAACAGCGGCTCCACGAGCTACCACCTGCGCCAGCTCGCGGCCCAGGGGCTCATCGAGGAGGCGACGGAGCTGGGCTCCAAGCGCGACCGGTACTGGCGGCTCGTGCGTGGCGGGTGGACGCTGGAGGGCTTCGAGCTCCTCGAGCGCGAGGACACCCGTGACGACGCCCTGATGGTGCTGGACGAGGTCCTGCGTGCCCGCTTCAACAGCCTTCGCCGGTGGCATCGCGACGGCAAGCGGTGGGGCGACGACTGGGTGGAGTCCACGATCGAGATGACGGGCCGGTTCCGTCTGACCCGCGACGAGTTGCGCGACATGCGCGACGAACTGGTCGCCGTCATCGACCGCTATCGCGACCTGCAGGCCGACCGGCGCGAGAGGCCGGGTGCCGAGCCGTCCGACGTCGTGCCCGTGCGCGTGCAGGTGGACGCCTACCCGACCGGCGACCCGCCGGACGACGCCGACGGCGGCGCCGCTGCCGAGGCCGCCTCGGACGACGCCCCCTGA